In Archangium violaceum, the following are encoded in one genomic region:
- a CDS encoding HNH endonuclease, giving the protein MESVHIGSARPELHFKAANKRLYEAIEAEPDLARRLGLSREEIARLSHTAEAPEGYVWHHHQDVGRMQLVRREVHRLANPHTGGMSIWGGGHPRSARKGER; this is encoded by the coding sequence TTGGAGAGTGTCCATATTGGAAGCGCTCGGCCCGAGCTGCACTTCAAGGCAGCCAACAAGCGGCTGTACGAGGCGATAGAGGCCGAGCCCGACCTGGCGCGGCGACTGGGCCTCTCCCGTGAGGAGATCGCGCGGCTGTCCCATACGGCAGAGGCACCAGAAGGCTACGTCTGGCACCACCATCAGGATGTAGGAAGAATGCAGCTCGTAAGGCGGGAGGTGCATCGACTTGCAAACCCACACACAGGCGGCATGTCCATTTGGGGTGGCGGACACCCGAGGTCCGCCAGGAAGGGAGAACGTTAG